Proteins from one Mytilus galloprovincialis chromosome 11, xbMytGall1.hap1.1, whole genome shotgun sequence genomic window:
- the LOC143050852 gene encoding notch-regulated ankyrin repeat-containing protein A-like, producing the protein MCDLNEKLYRAVNDGNVEQVQKLLTRGSSVDYRNSYNDETPLHVARNKEIAEILIKYGANVNSTDSGGWTPLHIAIAYGNIGLTQILIVNKADVHAVTSEKWTPLHLSAYNGNTQVTNVLLKAYADVRAINEEARGYSSA; encoded by the exons ATGTGCGATTTAAACGAG aAACTTTACCGAGCAGTAAATGACGGAAATGTTGAACAAGTACAGAAACTATTAACCAGAGGATCTTCAGTAGATTATAGAAATAGTTAT aaCGACGAAACACCCCTCCATGTAGCGAGGAACAAAGAAATCGCAGAAATCTTGATTAAATACGGCGCAAACGTTAACAGTACAGATTCTGGT GGCTGGACTCCTCTCCATATAGCAATAGCCTATGGGAACATTGGACTAACGCAAATTTTGATCGTCAATAAAGCTGATGTGCATGCTGTGACCTCAGAA AAGTGGACACCTCTTCATTTATCTGCATATAATGGTAATACCCAAGTTACCAATGTATTACTCAAGGCATATGCAGATGTAAGAGCAATCAACGAGGAGGCAA GGGGATACTCCTCTGCATGA